The Mobula birostris isolate sMobBir1 chromosome 6, sMobBir1.hap1, whole genome shotgun sequence genome has a window encoding:
- the LOC140199832 gene encoding cysteinyl leukotriene receptor 2-like has product MTNTTSPENDDFCENISDFKTSTYPPVYLVTFILGFTENVFCLYVFLKLYKRKTEFSIVMVNLAIADLFFVCTLPWRIYYYWKGSIWDFPPSFCRFMFYALYLNMYCSIYFLTLMSILRYFAIVHPLKYLKYRTIKNVLILCIFIWVFVGVVASPLLIEDNYIAKNNRTICLDPKYKISRKIYSMNLISLPVGCVIPFLIITICYIFVLKTLLTSKAEHDKQKCSRKKAIAMIIIVMVIFLTNFLPYHILRTVHLAMNFHGSHSTNQVNCFIQRSVVITLCGVAVNTCLDPLLYYFGAESFRDKLRSRRTIANNQI; this is encoded by the coding sequence ATGACTAACACTACAAGCCCTGAAAATGATGACTTCTGTGAAAACATCAGTGACTTCAAAACTTCTACCTACCCTCCAGTGTACCTGGTCACATttattcttggatttactgaaaaCGTCTTCTGTTTATATGTATTCCTAAAGTTATACAAGAGGAAGACTGAATTCAGCATTGTCATGGTGAATCTGGCAATTGCAGACCTATTCTTCGTTTGCACGTTGCCTTGGCGCATTTATTATTACTGGAAAGGCAGTATTTGGGATTTTCCACCTTCGTTCTGCAGATTCATGTTTTATGCACTCTACCTCAATATGTACTGTAGCATCTACTTTCTGACCCTAATGAGCATCTTGCGTTATTTTGCAATTGTGCATCCACTTAAATATTTAAAGTATAGAACGATTAAAAATGTCCTAATTTTGTGCATATTCATATGGGTATTTGTGGGTGTAGTAGCTAGTCCTTTACTAATAGAAGACAATTATATTGCAAAGAATAATAGAACAATATGCCTTGACCCTAAATATAAAATTAGCCGTAAAATATACAGCATGAATTTAATTTCACTGCCAGTAGGTTGTGTTATTCCCTTCCTTATTATCACTATTTGTTACATTTTTGTTCTTAAAACTTTGCTAACTTCAAAGGCAGAGCATGACAAGCAAAAATGTTCCCGCAAAAAAGCTATAGCAATGATTATTATTGTTATGGTTATATTTCTGACCAATTTTCTGCCCTACCACATTTTGCGGACTGTCCATCTTGCCATGAATTTCCATGGCAGTCATAGCACAAACCAGGTTAATTGTTTCATTCAGCGTTCTGTGGTGATCACCCTGTGTGGTGTAGCAGTCAATACCTGTTTGGACCCTCTTTTATATTACTTTGGAGCAGAGTCCTTCAGGGataagctgagaagcaggaggaCTATAGCGAACAATCAAATATGA